The genomic DNA GCAGAAACTGAGGGACACCTTCACTTGGAATAAGAATGGTGGGTTTTCTGcatgaaaattgtaattttctcaGTACACTTTTGAGATGATTGGAGAATAGTTTTAGAGGTGTCTGTtcagttacaaaaataaactgtaacaaagattatttatttgcaaaaacatgagtttacttGTTTTGCAATGaagtgttaaaagaaaaacttaatcttacaaatcctacatgtttcacagTCCATGGATATGCAAATCTAAATGAAAAACATGTTCAatgattaaaactaaacaagtTTACTGCCACATGGGCACAGCttttaataagaattatattCCAATATGCAATAGCTCATATTCAAACGACCATATTCCATATTCGCgaactttataaataattatattatttcagagTCAATAATAACACCAGAGCAATTCGCCGAAGTATTATGCGATGATTTAGAACTGAACACAAGTACATTTATACCGGCCATCGCAACATCCATCAGACAACAAATAGAGGCATTCCCGAATGAGCCTCCAGCGATATTGGAGGAGCAGCCGGACCAGAGGGTGGTAATCAAGCTGAATATCCATGTTGGGAACACCTCTTTGGTTGATcaggtataatttttttcatatcagattgtgtaaataaaattattttaaaaacgattAGTAAAATACATCCTCTTCTATCAATTCcaaatataagttatatttggAATGTAAATGTATAAGTACGAAAGTGGATcttgggctccgatgctctaCATCTGGGGAAACATCCGGTAACAGATGATAGAGAAATAGTGCatttgtacaatataaaattcaaacatagaaattttaaattcatactttataatattttaaagagaaaagatttatttttttgtttttgtttgcaattaataaactaaaaactactggaccaatGTTGATGAAGTTTGGCACAAAAATAGTCAAAACCTTTAGGAGTAACACaggctatttttttatgcttttacctgagcaaagccgggacagCCGCTAGTATAGTATAATCATGTTGTCGCAGGTCGAATGGGACATGTCAGAAAAGGAGAACAACCCGGAGCAGTTTGCAACAAAACTGTGTGCGGAATTAGGGTTGGGAGGTGAATTTGTCACCGGCATCGCTTACAGTGTCCGGGGACAGTTGGGCTGGCATCAGCGGACCTATGCGTTCAGTGAAGCGCCCTTGCCTGTTGTTGAGGTAATTACTGTTTTAAATTACAtctaaatttagtttttttttatctaattacaTCTAACATGCTTCGATGCCAGTTAGATAAGTGGAGTAAACAGATTCATCACTTTCAGTCCTCACTTTCACACACTCAAGTGAGGACTGAAAGTAATCAGTTAATCGTAATGTTGGGACCTAACTGGACAAAAGTGGCTTTGGACAGAGACCCCTTTTTTGGTTTAGTTTATCGATATGGAAATCCGAAGGGTTctaagcccatacagccatTTGGACAGAGAACACTGGAGGTAGTCAGAGGAAGCCTTTGCCACAAGGTACATAGagttttgagatatttttatagaaaaactaGGTTTTACCCATAACGACATACTTTACTGTCTCTtgttgctcggctattacatagagttaagatgtgtacaACCGCgaattagattgtttttttatattttttattttttatatgataaataaaaactacgaatcacgagaAGTCGGGAGagtaaaagttgcttgttttgatgtacccaagtagtcttaaGGAGGTTATGCGTTCGATACCAGTAAGCCTGTATATAGTGTGTACATTATGTGCGTCAGACGCCGTACCGGCAGCCGTCGGAGGCGGAGCAGTGGGCGCCGCACCTGGAGACGCTGACGAACGCGGAGATGGAGAAGAAGATCCGCGACCAGGACCGCAACACGCGCCGCATGCGCCGCCTCGCCAACACCACGCCCGGTTGGTAAACTGTAAACACCTACACTGCGACGGGGCTCGGATACTACGACTACTTTTTGACACCTGGGTGCTAACGTCTGTATTGTCTGTACgctagcggcccgtcctggcttcgctcgggtaaaaccataataaattatacatctaaacctaccagggtgaatttcacaagcgttatgaacgcggcgtgtagcgtttcttTAGTGtccgatatattttataagaatcattttttttaattaaacatttataaaattaacattgtacagtcaacagcacgtcaaATTACCATGTGTGAACCTCTAGggtgcggtaatagcggcgagtttgtaATGAAGTTgggtactttacttatttgtagaataagataattaaattgattactgtgtatggtacagtttaataaacactaatgagagccCGCGGCGGGGTTGAAAATGCTCGTCAAATTCACCCAGCACAGGtgtcacattatttattggtgGAAATTGAACAAAAGTccgtagttttcgagtttattgcgaacagacagacgcggcaaagaaaaaagatttgtatttttgtttgtataatgaataaagtaaaaaactaCTGGTgcgatattgatgaaatttcgcACAGAGACAGAGAAAACCTTCAGGAGCTACATaggcttttttatattatgcttTAACCCAAAGCCGGGACGAACCTCTAGTTAGGAATAACTTGGTTAGCCCGTTATTTAACCAGGTGACAAAAATATCGGTTTCGAGTCCTGTACTGGGAGCCAGTAAACtccgttttttcttacaagtcttattatgtaaacaatctaaccatgtttttcattttagcATTTATTTCATGATAACACCAGTGTAAGTTTAAATAGACTTATAGGAAATCACTTTCGTTGTTAATGTTTTGCTTTAGGTTGTAAGGTTTATGTATGAGTATTTTTCAACAAGTACTATAAAGATGGTTTACATTTAAGGGCTCATAAGAAAAAATGGAGTGTAGATTTGGGATAACAGGGCCACAATACTGTTAGCGTATAGGCCGCGGTGCAATTGCTCCGTCGTGCTATGTTGCGTCGACGCCGAGTATTGCCGTTCCGTTATTTTACACAGGTTTAGACATTGAAGCGCGTCGAGGTATGTTGTAACTCCATTCGATTTCTGCGTTGTTGCGTTGTACATTGAttcgtcgacggacgtcaacgcAACGGAGGACGACGGAACAATCGGGCCAGGCCTATATTGGAATAACCTGTATTATCAGGGATGGGAGCTTGGTTAACAATTGGTTTATGAAtgaatggaaaattattttattaaagtattaagactaagaaaaatatttaagtgttCAAGATTCGTTATATGTTAGTACAATTATGCCAGCTCTTGTTAAAAAATAGGGTTTTTCCTGGTTTAAAATACCCGTTATTAAATGACACTTTAttgatcaatattatttatcgtgTGACTTGATAGGTTTTAGTTCTCATTTGTGATATGTCACAtgttaaagaattttgaatttttagaACTCTtaacgccatctagtgacactCGATACAGTTTAGTAAACTTCGCATGACTGTGGCCCTGTTATGAAACTAGAACTCTTTGATTTTTAGGTTATCAATTGGGAGGTTGTGCATGGTTTAGTTAATGGGGCTAATACTTAATAAGTTTTGTTTCTTGAGTATGTGATTACACAAGTACTTAAATTTCTCCAAgatattaataagtattttagaaagtacatatttattgctaAGCTGATTTGAATCATAACCAAATCTGGAAGCATAAAGAGGCCGGtaacaaattatactaaaTGGGGTTTGGGAAAGCGAAGTCGGTTCGGATGTCGGATATGTTGGTAGATgcgttttaattttctttagttCTGACTAATGAGTGTTGTCCCACTTAAAACAATTGGTTGTCCCAAACAATGTTCTTACTTGGTCCcaacctatttatattttgggaCAAAGGAAACATGTTGATTTtccaatcaataaatataaaatacaattcgaAAAGCACCATGGGTTGATTTCATACTACAAGCATTAACAGTCAACCCGGGTCATTGAGAGAATTTGATTGAAAAGCATAATAATGGAAAgtacatgtaaatattttattataatacgcacaatatggtatatttttgctacaaattaattgttttttggaaaggatatatttatcactataaatatttattaatttgttacacTTAACAATACAGTTTGGAACgacaatgatttttttcgtGTGGGACTAAACTCAATGAAGATTAAATGGAATTTTTGACaacaaccatttttttaacttgaaaCGAACCGATAATCTTCCCCCCATGCCCAGCATTGATTGTTTTTGGTAATTCTgttgtacatttttgtaaacatttacaataaaaaaattaatatctatttacaAGTACATATTGAAagtcaaaaacatatttacaaagttagattaaattttataacttacaCGTAAAAGTACAACagaatcaataaatttatatttttgttttcacctGTATGTCTTCTCCGATGATTTTCAGaatctgaaataaaagttaGTATGATGTATCAATGAatcaagtttattattatgttttaagttttataaatcaaaatatttattagtcaaaataattttaataatcagtaatataaatttagtacatttttaaatgcttggaagtttttaatcaatttttatgtCCTAAAATTTTTGTCAGTTGGATGTCTTCTTCAATTTTTACATGTCCAAATGGCAGAATATTAAGAAGTggatttgaaatttgatacataatttattataatatttaataaaatgtaagagATATTGATGCCTTTCATAAGTACAATTCatgctatataatattattcgtAATGTCTGCATgaaaatgttcattcattcgacAACTCAAATTTAAACTACAAAGAGTGAATGGTGAGCCTGTATTGGTTTTATATTCATTCTACTATTAATATCAATCACACAAATACGCTATGGTATCAATCGATTGATCTCTTTTGAGATAGATACTGTGTGATATTGTGAGTATTGAGTCCTGCATAGAGATGGTTTGTGCCCGGGCAAAACGTTTTAATTGACTTTTTGTATAACAGATGGGTTGGCGCTCAATGTTTTCtcatctttttaattttgagagTGAATGTTGGTCATAATCATGACTACGTCATTACAGTATTGATTCTGgatatatctttataataaaaaatcgggacacaaaaacaaagttttcatttaaaataattactgaaATATTTCTCTGGTCCGGGCATAAGCCCATTTCTGGTCGCGCACTCAGCATTGGTTAgtcctattatatttttccaaagaAATGCTTTTTAAAATCGAAATTGAAGATTTTCATGGAGACATAGCAGactttgtattaattaatgatgTAAGTGgactgttaaaattatatcacattaaagatttttccaaaatttgcCTGTTTCATTTGTTAACCATTCATCGGAACTAACATTTTTACTTGCAATGGGTGATTAAATTGACACAATCTGCTTACCATCGCCATGTTCTCATTTTAAGTAAtactaactttaaaaataattgctttATCGCATGTTAGATTAAAATGGACTTGAGACACAGGCGTATTGactaaactattttaatacatataactaTTTCAGTATAACAGAATTGAAAGAGAACTTTACAGTAAAAGTGATTAATTCTGTAATTTTGtagtatctatttttttttattattgctattttttttttattattctgcgtcaatttcttttaaatttaaaaatttgcgAGAATACATTCTCatgaattttgaagattacatcaatttaaaaacaagtGAAGGGTCTACAATCAGTATGAATTTGTAGTAgtcatattttacataacacGACTGATGTGGAGCTAGACCTTAACAATATTCCATTGTATGTGTAACTGTTGTATGTATGAGTTACGTTGAATAGTTTCAAGTTGATATTGCTTTCGGGgcatatacctacatatatttgtaCGGGTTTAGTCATACGTATGTCTgcctgtataatatttatattttaatttgttaaatattgtgaaaataaattaaatttgagagaaatatatatgttaagtATAGTATTGCGCAAAATGAGAACATTTGTAAAGCATGGTAATAAGAAAATTTGGATTCAAGCGTCGTGTATGCTAGGTAATAGCAATGcgcaataaaatgttatctcACTCACTTCGATTGACTAGACTAAAAGATGAATTAAACACATAGAAAACTAAAGACTACGCGCTAGCGTAcccaaatgagatagaagatttCAACTTCTCGGCTCATCTCATACAAAGAGGCAAATTGGGCGTTGTGAAAATGAGCACACGGCTTGGGACAAAAGATATCAGCACTTAACGGGACACCacgtgtatttctaatacgcatTTCTCTGAAGTCTATAGTTTTTTCTGTCTATGACTAAAATGAGATGGGATATCGAGCTTCTCACTCGTGCAAATACTAAGTGAGTCAGCCTATTTGCGCGTCAATATTGCCTAGTGGTTTTGTATCAAAGATGGGGGGGGGCAATAAATTCGCCTC from Plodia interpunctella isolate USDA-ARS_2022_Savannah chromosome 21, ilPloInte3.2, whole genome shotgun sequence includes the following:
- the Snr1 gene encoding SWI/SNF-related matrix-associated actin-dependent regulator of chromatin subfamily B member 1-A isoform X2 — its product is MALRTYGDKPISFQIEEGGDFYCVGSEVGNYLRLFRGSLYKKYPGMARRTLTNEERKRLIDNGLGPHVLSSSVSLLKASEVEDIIEGNDDKYKAVSVSQELATPRESKSKKPHNPSWLPVMPNSSHLDAVPQATPISRTRVHNKKVRTFPLCFDDTDMTAMLENASQKQVLVPIRLDMEIEGQKLRDTFTWNKNESIITPEQFAEVLCDDLELNTSTFIPAIATSIRQQIEAFPNEPPAILEEQPDQRVVIKLNIHVGNTSLVDQVEWDMSEKENNPEQFATKLCAELGLGGEFVTGIAYSVRGQLGWHQRTYAFSEAPLPVVETPYRQPSEAEQWAPHLETLTNAEMEKKIRDQDRNTRRMRRLANTTPGW